From the genome of Chelmon rostratus isolate fCheRos1 chromosome 1, fCheRos1.pri, whole genome shotgun sequence, one region includes:
- the LOC121604487 gene encoding COUP transcription factor 2-like isoform X1 — translation MAMVAWRNTEGVGDSQGTLSSPVSQVAPLSLPGELAGHMNPAPSLEINPAAAAPQGAPPPNPSSAAAATTATNNNNTTSSSSSSSSSSMDKHQSQQIECIVCGDKSSGKHYGQFTCEGCKSFFKRSVRRNLSYTCRANRNCPVDQHHRNQCQYCRLKKCLKVGMRREVSLFVAAVQRGRLPTQSYHGQFALTNGDPLQCHSYLSGYISLLLRAEPYPTSRFGSQCLQSNNIMGIENICELAARMLFSAVEWARNIPFFPDLQVTDQVALLRLTWSELFVLNAAQCSMPVHVAPLLAAAGLHASPMSADRVVAFMDHIRVFQEQVEKLKVLHVDSAEYSCIKAIVLFTTDACGLSDVAHVEGLQEKSQCALEEYVRSQYPNQPNRFGKLLLRLPSLRTVSSSVIEQLFFVRLVGKTPIETLIRDMLLSGSSFNWPYMPIQ, via the exons ATGGCTATGGTGGCGTGGAGAAACACCGAGGGCGTCGGGGACAGTCAGGGGACCCTCTCCTCCCCGGTGTCCCAGGTCGCGCCTCTGTCTCTGCCCGGGGAGCTGGCGGGACACATGAACCCGGCGCCCTCTCTGGAAATAAACCCGGCAGCGGCAGCACCTCAGGGCGCACCGCCGCCCAATCCGTCCAGCGCCGCCGCCGCGACCACCGCCACCAACAATAACaacaccacctcctcttcctcctcctcctcctcctcgtccatGGACAAACACCAGAGCCAGCAGATCGAGTGCATCGTGTGCGGGGATAAATCCAGCGGGAAGCACTACGGACAGTTCACGTGTGAGGGATGTAAGAGCTTCTTTAAACGCAGCGTCAGGAGGAACCTGAGCTACACCTGCAGGGCCAACAGGAACTGTCCCGTAGACCAGCACCACCGCAACCAGTGCCAGTACTGTCGCCTCAAGAAATGCCTCAAAGTAGGCATGAGGAGGGAAG TTTCATTGT tcgTCGCAGCTGTCCAGAGAGGCAGGCTTCCTACCCAGTCTTATCACGGCCAGTTTGCTCTGACAAACGGAGACCCTCTGCAGTGTCATTCCTACCTGTCGGGAtacatctctctgctgctgcggGCCGAGCCCTACCCGACCTCCAGGTTCGGCTCTCAGTGTCTGCAGAGCAACAACATCATGGGCATCGAGAACATCTGCGAGCTGGCGGCTCGGATGCTCTTCAGCGCCGTGGAGTGGGCCCGCAACATCCCCTTCTTCCCGGACCTGCAGGTAACGGACCAGGTGGCCCTGCTCCGCCTCACCTGGAGCGAACTGTTCGTCCTGAACGCCGCCCAGTGCTCCATGCCCGTCCACGTCGCCCCGCTGCTGGCCGCCGCCGGCCTCCACGCCTCCCCGATGTCCGCGGACCGGGTGGTGGCCTTCATGGACCACATCCGGGTGTTccaggagcaggtggagaagCTGAAGGTGCTGCACGTGGATTCAGCAGAGTACAGCTGCATTAAGGCCATCGTGCTGTTCACCACAG ATGCTTGTGGTCTGTCGGACGTGGCTCATGTGGAGGGTCTGCAGGAGAAATCCCAGTGTGCTTTAGAGGAGTATGTGAGGAGCCAGTATCCCAACCAGCCTAACAGGTTTGGGAAGCTGCTGCTCCGCTTGCCCTCCCTGCGCACCGTCTCATCTTCTGTCATAGAGCAGCTTTTCTTCGTCCGTCTGGTGGGGAAGACCCCCATAGAAACTCTGATAAGGGACATGCTGCTGTCCGGAAGCAGCTTCAACTGGCCCTACATGCCTATTCAATAG
- the LOC121604487 gene encoding COUP transcription factor 2-like isoform X2 gives MAMVAWRNTEGVGDSQGTLSSPVSQVAPLSLPGELAGHMNPAPSLEINPAAAAPQGAPPPNPSSAAAATTATNNNNTTSSSSSSSSSSMDKHQSQQIECIVCGDKSSGKHYGQFTCEGCKSFFKRSVRRNLSYTCRANRNCPVDQHHRNQCQYCRLKKCLKVGMRREAVQRGRLPTQSYHGQFALTNGDPLQCHSYLSGYISLLLRAEPYPTSRFGSQCLQSNNIMGIENICELAARMLFSAVEWARNIPFFPDLQVTDQVALLRLTWSELFVLNAAQCSMPVHVAPLLAAAGLHASPMSADRVVAFMDHIRVFQEQVEKLKVLHVDSAEYSCIKAIVLFTTDACGLSDVAHVEGLQEKSQCALEEYVRSQYPNQPNRFGKLLLRLPSLRTVSSSVIEQLFFVRLVGKTPIETLIRDMLLSGSSFNWPYMPIQ, from the exons ATGGCTATGGTGGCGTGGAGAAACACCGAGGGCGTCGGGGACAGTCAGGGGACCCTCTCCTCCCCGGTGTCCCAGGTCGCGCCTCTGTCTCTGCCCGGGGAGCTGGCGGGACACATGAACCCGGCGCCCTCTCTGGAAATAAACCCGGCAGCGGCAGCACCTCAGGGCGCACCGCCGCCCAATCCGTCCAGCGCCGCCGCCGCGACCACCGCCACCAACAATAACaacaccacctcctcttcctcctcctcctcctcctcgtccatGGACAAACACCAGAGCCAGCAGATCGAGTGCATCGTGTGCGGGGATAAATCCAGCGGGAAGCACTACGGACAGTTCACGTGTGAGGGATGTAAGAGCTTCTTTAAACGCAGCGTCAGGAGGAACCTGAGCTACACCTGCAGGGCCAACAGGAACTGTCCCGTAGACCAGCACCACCGCAACCAGTGCCAGTACTGTCGCCTCAAGAAATGCCTCAAAGTAGGCATGAGGAGGGAAG CTGTCCAGAGAGGCAGGCTTCCTACCCAGTCTTATCACGGCCAGTTTGCTCTGACAAACGGAGACCCTCTGCAGTGTCATTCCTACCTGTCGGGAtacatctctctgctgctgcggGCCGAGCCCTACCCGACCTCCAGGTTCGGCTCTCAGTGTCTGCAGAGCAACAACATCATGGGCATCGAGAACATCTGCGAGCTGGCGGCTCGGATGCTCTTCAGCGCCGTGGAGTGGGCCCGCAACATCCCCTTCTTCCCGGACCTGCAGGTAACGGACCAGGTGGCCCTGCTCCGCCTCACCTGGAGCGAACTGTTCGTCCTGAACGCCGCCCAGTGCTCCATGCCCGTCCACGTCGCCCCGCTGCTGGCCGCCGCCGGCCTCCACGCCTCCCCGATGTCCGCGGACCGGGTGGTGGCCTTCATGGACCACATCCGGGTGTTccaggagcaggtggagaagCTGAAGGTGCTGCACGTGGATTCAGCAGAGTACAGCTGCATTAAGGCCATCGTGCTGTTCACCACAG ATGCTTGTGGTCTGTCGGACGTGGCTCATGTGGAGGGTCTGCAGGAGAAATCCCAGTGTGCTTTAGAGGAGTATGTGAGGAGCCAGTATCCCAACCAGCCTAACAGGTTTGGGAAGCTGCTGCTCCGCTTGCCCTCCCTGCGCACCGTCTCATCTTCTGTCATAGAGCAGCTTTTCTTCGTCCGTCTGGTGGGGAAGACCCCCATAGAAACTCTGATAAGGGACATGCTGCTGTCCGGAAGCAGCTTCAACTGGCCCTACATGCCTATTCAATAG